One window of the Candidatus Jettenia sp. genome contains the following:
- a CDS encoding thioredoxin domain-containing protein, translated as MKANENNISPKISQHETKTPHKGKPNRLIHEKSPYLQQHAYNPVDWYAWGEEAFQKAIRENKPVFLSIGYSTCHWCHVMEYESFEDEEVAKILNENFVSIKVDREERPDLDNIYMIVCQAMTGSGGWPLNLFLTPEKKPFFAGTYFPKTERYGNPGFIAILKKISDLWKTNKESVIASSEQITKVIQSAAISTPGEILTKETLQHAYAQLRDNFDSIYGGFGSAPKFPTPHNYTFLLRWWKRSNDPTALEIVEKTLERMGRGGIYDQLGGGFHRYSTDEYWLVPHFEKMLYDQALAAIAYTETYQATGKVFYADSVRGIFTYVLRDMTSPEGGFYSAEDADSEGVEGKFYVWTPDEIIKILGEKEGNIFCDYYDVSKEGNFEEKNILHVDKSVDIFSKMRGIKPAELEEALRTAREKLFSVREKRIHPHKDDKILTSWNGLMIAALAKGAQALNEPKYTQAAMRAADFILNTLRQKDGTLLRRYRSGEASIPGYLDDYAYFVWGLIDLYEATFEVKYLKIALELNDHMIENFQDEKGGGFFFSGKKNEQLITQTKEIYDGATPSGNSVALFNILRLGRLTGNTEFEKIAEQIIRAFGETIKQHPSGYTQFLCALDFVLGPTKEIVIAGEPGSDDTQQILREIGKRFLPRKVLLLHPSKDKSIEDIAEFIKEQKIVDNKATAYICINYACNAPTNDIHKIIQLLE; from the coding sequence ATGAAAGCAAACGAAAATAACATCTCACCAAAAATCTCTCAGCACGAGACAAAAACTCCTCATAAGGGAAAGCCGAACCGTTTAATTCATGAAAAAAGTCCTTACTTACAGCAGCATGCTTACAACCCTGTTGACTGGTATGCATGGGGTGAAGAGGCTTTTCAGAAGGCAATAAGGGAAAATAAGCCCGTCTTCCTTTCTATCGGCTACTCGACCTGCCATTGGTGCCACGTAATGGAATACGAATCGTTTGAAGATGAAGAGGTGGCAAAGATTCTGAATGAAAATTTTGTTTCAATTAAGGTTGACAGAGAAGAACGTCCCGATCTGGACAATATCTATATGATTGTATGCCAGGCCATGACAGGTAGTGGCGGCTGGCCGCTGAATCTCTTTCTGACCCCTGAGAAAAAACCGTTCTTTGCCGGTACCTATTTCCCAAAAACGGAGCGATATGGAAATCCCGGATTTATTGCTATTCTCAAAAAGATATCTGACCTTTGGAAAACAAATAAAGAGAGCGTCATTGCATCCAGCGAGCAAATAACAAAGGTCATTCAATCTGCAGCTATCTCCACACCGGGTGAAATTTTAACGAAGGAGACGTTACAGCATGCCTATGCGCAATTAAGGGATAATTTTGATTCTATTTACGGCGGGTTTGGCTCTGCGCCAAAATTTCCAACACCACACAACTATACCTTTCTCCTCCGGTGGTGGAAACGGAGCAATGATCCCACAGCCCTGGAGATTGTTGAAAAGACACTTGAACGGATGGGACGCGGTGGTATATATGATCAGTTGGGAGGCGGATTCCACAGGTATTCCACTGATGAATACTGGCTTGTCCCCCACTTTGAAAAGATGCTGTATGATCAGGCGCTAGCTGCCATTGCATATACAGAAACCTATCAAGCCACAGGAAAGGTATTTTACGCCGATAGTGTACGGGGTATCTTTACCTATGTCCTGAGGGATATGACCTCGCCCGAAGGCGGCTTTTACTCCGCTGAGGATGCTGATAGCGAAGGAGTGGAAGGGAAATTTTACGTCTGGACACCTGACGAGATCATAAAGATCTTAGGTGAAAAAGAGGGTAATATCTTTTGTGACTATTACGATGTTTCAAAAGAAGGCAATTTTGAAGAAAAGAACATCCTTCATGTAGATAAATCGGTAGATATATTCTCTAAAATGAGAGGAATAAAGCCGGCAGAACTTGAAGAAGCGTTGAGAACAGCCCGGGAAAAACTCTTTTCCGTACGGGAAAAACGTATACATCCTCATAAGGATGACAAAATACTTACCTCCTGGAACGGATTAATGATTGCAGCCCTAGCAAAAGGTGCACAGGCCCTGAATGAACCAAAATATACACAAGCTGCTATGCGCGCGGCAGATTTTATTTTGAATACTTTACGCCAGAAGGATGGAACATTATTAAGGCGTTATCGATCAGGAGAAGCTTCTATTCCCGGCTATCTGGATGATTATGCATATTTTGTCTGGGGTCTGATTGACCTCTATGAGGCTACGTTTGAGGTAAAATATCTTAAAATAGCTCTGGAACTCAATGATCACATGATAGAAAACTTCCAGGATGAAAAAGGAGGCGGTTTCTTCTTCAGCGGAAAGAAAAATGAACAACTCATAACTCAGACAAAGGAAATCTATGATGGCGCAACACCTTCCGGAAATTCGGTTGCTTTATTCAATATCTTAAGATTAGGCCGTCTAACGGGAAATACGGAGTTTGAGAAAATAGCGGAACAGATTATTAGAGCCTTCGGGGAAACAATAAAACAGCATCCATCAGGCTATACCCAATTCCTCTGTGCCCTGGATTTTGTATTAGGCCCTACGAAAGAGATTGTTATTGCAGGGGAACCTGGCTCAGATGATACACAACAGATACTCCGGGAAATAGGGAAACGATTCCTTCCCCGGAAGGTCTTGCTTTTACATCCTTCAAAAGATAAATCTATTGAGGATATTGCAGAATTCATAAAGGAACAAAAGATCGTTGATAATAAAGCTACGGCCTATATCTGTATAAATTATGCCTGTAATGCCCCCACAAATGATATACATAAGATCATACAATTATTAGAATAG
- a CDS encoding glycosyltransferase has product MNNPNARISIVIVTRNRIQNLFHTLNQLYTLPERPPIIVVDNGSSDGTSEEVRMHYPQTMVISLSKNLGPAGRNLGVQHTDCPYVAFSDDDSWWAPGSLAKAIDLFDSYPKLALIASRIFVGQEQRLDPICQEMSDGKLPVIPDCPGFPILGFIACGSIVRRSAYLAMGGFERRFGIGGEENLLAMDLAAHGWHLAYIEDIISYHYPSPIRNRNDRRRNEVRNTLWTAWLRRPVSIALFKTLSLLKPALYDPYTRYGLFDALKKLDWVIRSRQLIPKHVELALRILENGSK; this is encoded by the coding sequence ATGAACAACCCCAATGCCCGCATTTCTATAGTAATTGTAACACGAAACCGTATCCAGAATCTCTTCCATACACTGAATCAACTTTACACCCTTCCGGAACGGCCTCCTATTATTGTGGTAGATAATGGCTCTTCGGACGGCACATCAGAGGAAGTTCGTATGCATTATCCGCAAACAATGGTCATATCACTGTCTAAGAATCTCGGCCCTGCAGGGAGAAATCTTGGTGTTCAGCATACCGATTGTCCCTATGTTGCGTTTAGTGATGACGACTCATGGTGGGCCCCTGGATCTCTCGCGAAGGCAATCGATCTTTTCGATTCGTATCCAAAATTAGCTTTAATAGCATCACGAATTTTCGTCGGGCAAGAACAAAGGTTAGATCCAATTTGCCAGGAGATGTCCGACGGTAAACTACCGGTAATTCCTGATTGTCCGGGCTTTCCCATATTAGGCTTTATTGCCTGCGGATCTATCGTTCGGCGTTCAGCATATCTCGCTATGGGTGGATTTGAACGTCGTTTTGGCATCGGTGGTGAAGAGAACCTGTTAGCAATGGATCTTGCGGCTCATGGCTGGCATTTAGCTTATATTGAGGACATTATCTCATATCACTATCCATCACCTATCCGCAATCGTAATGACCGGCGCCGTAATGAAGTCAGAAATACCTTATGGACAGCATGGCTCAGACGACCAGTAAGTATCGCGCTCTTCAAGACTCTGAGTCTTTTAAAACCAGCATTATACGATCCCTATACTCGCTATGGATTATTCGATGCCTTAAAAAAACTAGATTGGGTAATTCGATCACGTCAACTCATACCAAAACATGTTGAGCTTGCGCTGAGAATATTAGAAAATGGATCAAAATAA
- a CDS encoding RNA-binding transcriptional accessory protein, translating into MNEAHIIKIASELHLAPKQVRGTAMLLDEGATVPFIARYRKEATGSLDEVAITAIRDRLTQLADLDKRRDAIVKALEERGQLTDELKEKLIAAESLTVLEDIYLPYRPKRRTRATIAREKGLESLAKLIFDQDARDPATEATAFVNSEKGVDSVEDALAGARDIIAEWVNEDQTARTKMRDLYTNSGIFKTKVIPGKEEEGIKYKDYFDWEESVSEAPSHRILAMRRGEKEGFLILHVNPPEDKALSLLEALFVKGDGLASQQVRMAVHDSYKRLLSLSMETEIRIATKERAEVEAIKVFAENVRQLLLASPLGQKNVLAVDPGFRTGCKVVCLNRQGKLVYTDTIYPHQSEQATTEAASTIIRLCEQFAIEAIAIGNGTAGRETESFIRKLKLPGKILVVMVNESGASVYSASETAREEFPDYDVTVRGSVSIGRRLMDPLAELVKIDPKSIGVGQYQHDVDQGALKKSLDDVVISCVNKVGVEVNTASKQLLTYVSGLGPQLAGNIVKYRNEHGPFTSREELKKVPRLGPNAFEQSAGFLRIRDGGNPLDGSAVHPESYPIVYDMAKDLGCSVTDLMRSEELRKKINLTKYVTDKVGLPTLNDILAELSKPGRDPREKFETFGFAEGIEKMEDVKPGMRLPGIVTNITAFGAFVDIGVHQDGLVHISELADTFVKNPNDFVRVHQTVTVTVLDIDIKRKRISLSMRNKQKQANT; encoded by the coding sequence ATGAACGAGGCACATATTATAAAAATCGCAAGTGAACTTCATTTGGCGCCAAAACAGGTCAGGGGAACTGCTATGCTCCTTGATGAGGGAGCCACCGTTCCATTTATTGCACGATACAGAAAAGAGGCTACCGGCAGTCTCGATGAAGTTGCTATTACTGCTATTCGTGACCGCCTTACCCAATTGGCTGATTTGGATAAGCGGCGTGATGCTATTGTGAAAGCACTGGAAGAACGGGGACAGCTTACCGACGAACTAAAAGAAAAACTGATCGCGGCTGAGTCACTCACGGTATTAGAAGACATCTACCTCCCCTATCGTCCGAAACGGCGTACGCGGGCTACTATTGCAAGGGAAAAGGGACTGGAATCCCTGGCAAAACTAATCTTTGATCAGGATGCCCGGGATCCTGCAACAGAAGCTACCGCTTTTGTGAATTCAGAGAAAGGAGTTGATTCTGTTGAAGACGCCCTTGCAGGGGCACGGGATATTATTGCAGAGTGGGTAAATGAGGATCAAACGGCCCGTACAAAAATGCGTGATCTGTATACGAATTCGGGGATTTTTAAAACAAAGGTGATACCAGGCAAGGAAGAGGAAGGGATCAAGTATAAGGATTACTTTGATTGGGAAGAATCGGTATCTGAAGCTCCTTCTCACAGGATTCTGGCTATGAGACGTGGGGAAAAGGAAGGGTTCCTGATCCTGCACGTTAATCCACCGGAAGATAAAGCGCTATCACTACTAGAAGCACTCTTTGTAAAGGGAGACGGATTGGCATCCCAACAGGTCAGGATGGCCGTCCATGATAGCTATAAGAGACTTTTATCTTTATCGATGGAAACAGAAATACGGATTGCAACAAAAGAACGGGCAGAGGTAGAGGCTATCAAGGTCTTTGCCGAAAATGTGCGCCAACTCTTACTTGCCTCTCCGCTCGGACAAAAAAATGTCCTTGCCGTAGATCCAGGTTTCCGTACCGGTTGTAAAGTTGTTTGTTTGAACAGACAGGGAAAGCTGGTGTATACCGATACTATCTACCCACATCAATCAGAGCAAGCTACCACCGAGGCTGCTTCAACGATTATTCGTTTATGTGAGCAGTTTGCTATAGAAGCTATTGCCATAGGGAATGGTACAGCGGGAAGGGAAACAGAATCATTCATTCGCAAACTCAAACTTCCCGGAAAAATTCTCGTAGTGATGGTAAACGAAAGCGGCGCATCGGTATATTCTGCTTCAGAAACTGCACGCGAAGAGTTCCCTGATTATGACGTAACCGTACGTGGTTCAGTATCCATAGGCAGGCGTCTTATGGACCCCCTGGCAGAACTGGTGAAGATAGACCCCAAATCTATCGGTGTAGGACAATACCAGCACGATGTTGACCAGGGGGCATTAAAGAAAAGTCTTGATGATGTTGTCATCAGTTGTGTAAACAAGGTGGGCGTAGAGGTAAATACCGCGAGCAAGCAGCTTCTTACCTATGTTTCTGGCCTCGGTCCTCAGCTTGCAGGAAATATCGTGAAATACCGGAACGAGCACGGCCCGTTTACATCGAGAGAAGAGCTGAAGAAGGTGCCACGCTTAGGGCCGAATGCCTTTGAACAATCTGCCGGCTTTTTACGCATACGGGATGGTGGTAATCCCCTTGACGGGAGCGCCGTTCATCCTGAAAGTTATCCCATAGTATATGACATGGCAAAAGACCTGGGATGTTCAGTTACCGATTTAATGCGGAGTGAAGAGCTTAGGAAAAAAATTAATCTTACAAAATATGTAACCGACAAGGTAGGTCTCCCTACTCTGAACGATATCCTGGCAGAGTTATCCAAACCTGGCCGTGATCCCAGAGAGAAGTTCGAGACATTTGGGTTTGCAGAAGGAATTGAGAAAATGGAGGATGTAAAGCCCGGTATGAGACTTCCCGGTATCGTTACCAATATTACTGCTTTTGGCGCTTTTGTGGATATAGGGGTACATCAGGACGGCCTGGTACATATCAGCGAACTTGCAGACACTTTCGTAAAGAATCCCAATGATTTTGTAAGAGTGCATCAAACAGTAACCGTTACTGTACTCGATATTGATATAAAGAGAAAAAGAATTTCTCTTTCTATGAGGAACAAACAAAAACAAGCGAATACTTAA
- a CDS encoding lysophospholipid acyltransferase family protein gives MPTFLSYAISRSIADISYVFYKSAVKNVKQNLRLVFPTFSEKKLSCITRSLFRNYSKYLIDYGRFAHLHKSAVIGQIACYKGKENLDAALQMNKGLLVLTAHLGNWELGGIFFGSYGLKTNVLTLRDENPEIDTIRKWYREAYGVKTITVGDSPFSPIEMVRALNNNEVIAMLIDRYHTGSDSITINFFHKPVPFPRGPFILSRLTGAPVVVAFVVREKNVYKGIIEGPFMVTHENEEYEILEKVIKILEDNIVMYPDQWYNFVKI, from the coding sequence TTGCCAACATTTCTGTCGTATGCCATCTCTCGAAGCATAGCAGATATTAGCTACGTATTTTACAAGTCAGCGGTAAAGAATGTTAAACAAAACCTTCGGTTGGTATTTCCTACCTTTTCAGAAAAGAAACTCTCGTGCATAACGAGGAGCCTTTTTAGAAACTATAGCAAATATCTTATAGACTACGGCAGATTTGCACATTTACATAAAAGCGCAGTAATCGGGCAAATTGCTTGTTATAAAGGGAAAGAAAATCTCGATGCTGCGTTACAAATGAATAAGGGATTGCTCGTGCTTACCGCACATCTTGGCAATTGGGAATTAGGAGGTATATTCTTTGGGAGTTATGGATTAAAAACAAATGTATTAACACTGCGTGACGAAAATCCGGAAATAGATACTATCCGCAAATGGTACCGAGAGGCATACGGTGTTAAAACCATTACCGTAGGCGATTCTCCATTTTCTCCTATAGAGATGGTGAGAGCGCTCAACAATAATGAGGTTATTGCCATGCTAATCGATCGGTATCATACCGGATCGGATAGTATTACCATAAACTTTTTTCATAAACCTGTTCCCTTCCCAAGAGGTCCGTTTATCCTCAGTAGATTAACAGGCGCTCCCGTTGTTGTTGCTTTTGTTGTAAGAGAAAAAAACGTATACAAAGGTATTATTGAAGGGCCTTTTATGGTAACACATGAAAATGAAGAGTATGAAATACTTGAAAAAGTTATAAAAATACTTGAAGATAATATAGTTATGTACCCTGATCAGTGGTATAATTTTGTGAAGATATAG
- a CDS encoding outer membrane lipoprotein carrier protein LolA produces MLRIKIMSSCLFCMAVLIGFVFSPPLKASTHIAQEITLSDKKRIFERLRELTKDTDSITATVNQEKQLSLLREKVCIDGTVIMKKPNMFRWDIAKPDKSVIAIDGETMTVYHPEIKEAQIYNLTGNLIARNTMRFLTMTMWGSLTEIEKNFTMDILRQGDEIIFHLEPLSEMIGRYLSSIIIYYDEETGFPRSFEIITSKGDKTVTRLSNIKINPEVKTGTFKIKLPEDIRITNNLEPSHCITE; encoded by the coding sequence ATGTTAAGAATAAAAATAATGAGTAGTTGTTTGTTTTGCATGGCTGTGCTTATTGGTTTTGTTTTTTCTCCCCCCCTTAAGGCATCAACTCATATTGCTCAAGAAATAACCCTTTCTGACAAAAAAAGAATATTTGAGAGATTAAGAGAGCTTACGAAAGATACCGATTCAATAACTGCTACAGTTAATCAGGAGAAACAACTCTCTTTGCTGAGGGAGAAGGTGTGTATTGATGGAACGGTAATTATGAAAAAACCCAATATGTTCAGATGGGACATTGCCAAACCTGACAAATCTGTTATTGCTATTGATGGCGAGACCATGACAGTCTATCATCCTGAGATCAAAGAAGCGCAAATATATAATCTTACCGGAAATCTTATAGCACGTAATACCATGCGCTTTCTCACCATGACGATGTGGGGATCATTAACGGAAATAGAAAAAAATTTTACCATGGATATACTGCGGCAGGGAGATGAAATAATTTTTCACCTGGAACCTCTGTCAGAAATGATAGGCCGGTACTTATCATCTATTATTATATATTATGATGAAGAGACGGGGTTTCCACGGAGTTTTGAGATAATTACCTCTAAAGGTGATAAGACGGTAACCAGATTATCGAATATAAAAATTAATCCTGAAGTTAAAACCGGAACCTTTAAAATAAAATTGCCAGAAGATATCCGGATAACAAATAACCTTGAGCCAAGCCATTGTATTACTGAATAA
- a CDS encoding TVP38/TMEM64 family protein has product MITIIKLIIVITISICCVYLYPYLNFHKIGIFVKENRIAAPFIFILLTALRPILFFLPSMGLTIVAGMLFGTVWGTVYVIIGGVFSTLIGFYFARWLGRGIVEKLVEKNKLFRRVEKRSRDYGKNAVLYMRLFNLPWDMVSYWAGLSGINFKDFYIASMIPLVPVSFLYTYFGSHMFAPTSAGFIVSVSMLFAMGATPYVKARFMKKTYD; this is encoded by the coding sequence ATGATTACGATTATTAAGCTCATTATTGTTATAACGATAAGTATCTGCTGTGTTTACTTATATCCATATCTGAATTTCCATAAGATCGGCATCTTTGTGAAAGAAAACAGGATAGCGGCTCCCTTCATTTTTATCTTACTCACTGCGTTAAGACCTATTCTTTTCTTCCTCCCATCAATGGGTTTAACGATCGTAGCAGGTATGCTCTTTGGTACTGTTTGGGGCACTGTGTATGTAATTATTGGCGGTGTATTTTCAACATTGATAGGGTTTTATTTTGCAAGATGGCTTGGAAGAGGAATTGTTGAAAAACTGGTAGAGAAGAATAAGCTGTTCAGAAGGGTAGAGAAGAGGTCAAGGGATTATGGAAAAAATGCGGTGCTCTATATGAGGCTCTTTAATCTGCCATGGGATATGGTCAGTTATTGGGCCGGATTATCAGGGATCAATTTTAAAGATTTCTATATAGCAAGCATGATTCCCCTGGTGCCCGTCAGTTTCCTTTATACCTATTTTGGCAGTCATATGTTTGCACCAACAAGTGCAGGATTTATTGTTTCGGTATCAATGCTGTTCGCCATGGGAGCAACTCCCTATGTAAAGGCGCGATTTATGAAAAAGACATATGACTGA
- a CDS encoding radical SAM protein: MTDNIGVIKLPISRLHMELTNICDFSCEFCPDSRMRRQRGTMSFEMAKSIIDDISRTRIARLLLFHVMGEPALHPHLVDIAEYAHAKHVDVCITTNGSRMKGDLLNALIKANIKRIIVSLQTPDESTFSMRDARGLSFEEYAEHIISIARTFIQKGGETELTVSFLSSPLRKLIIPVAKEFSIADTSKKLREYLRIWAERILRDTSIENRLSGVLKQINRVRSFKENKVVITDKLSFHTRIVGDWATHFDNKIVEARFGYCRGIQENFGILWNGDYTFCCADYEGRTSTHNYHDTSIQDYLQKEVVQKVVKGFEGFRVLHPHCRQCLGDKSMLNALVKQIGSIIYFKWIKQN, translated from the coding sequence ATGACTGATAACATAGGTGTTATAAAACTTCCCATAAGCAGACTTCACATGGAGCTGACAAATATCTGTGATTTCTCCTGCGAGTTTTGTCCTGACTCGAGGATGAGAAGGCAAAGGGGAACGATGTCCTTTGAAATGGCTAAGTCCATAATAGATGACATCAGCAGGACAAGAATAGCGCGATTACTCTTATTTCATGTAATGGGAGAGCCTGCCTTACATCCACATTTAGTTGATATAGCCGAATATGCGCATGCTAAGCATGTGGATGTGTGTATAACGACAAATGGCAGTCGTATGAAAGGAGATTTGCTGAACGCCCTGATAAAGGCCAATATCAAAAGAATAATCGTATCACTTCAAACCCCTGATGAAAGCACCTTCTCTATGAGAGACGCACGTGGATTGTCTTTTGAAGAGTATGCAGAACATATTATATCGATAGCAAGGACATTCATACAGAAAGGCGGCGAAACTGAGTTAACGGTTAGTTTTCTTTCATCACCGTTACGGAAATTAATCATACCTGTGGCTAAGGAATTTAGTATTGCTGATACATCAAAAAAATTAAGAGAGTACCTGCGTATATGGGCTGAAAGGATATTGAGAGATACCAGCATTGAAAATCGTTTATCCGGTGTGCTCAAACAGATAAACCGTGTGAGAAGTTTTAAGGAAAACAAGGTTGTGATAACCGATAAACTCTCTTTTCATACGCGGATTGTTGGAGACTGGGCAACACATTTTGATAACAAGATTGTAGAAGCGAGGTTTGGGTACTGTCGCGGGATACAAGAAAACTTTGGCATTTTATGGAATGGAGATTATACCTTTTGCTGTGCAGATTATGAGGGAAGGACATCAACTCATAATTATCACGATACATCAATTCAGGATTATTTACAGAAGGAGGTGGTGCAAAAAGTTGTAAAGGGATTCGAGGGTTTCAGGGTATTACATCCACATTGCAGGCAGTGCCTTGGCGATAAGAGTATGCTCAATGCTTTGGTGAAACAGATAGGGTCGATTATCTATTTTAAGTGGATTAAGCAAAATTAA
- a CDS encoding B12-binding domain-containing radical SAM protein has translation MKKLLLVSPLAPKSFLGGDFYFRLPNLGLLKVAALTPSDWQVNIIDEKVETLDLQQDADLVGITAMTPAVKRGYEIADSFRARGIKVIMGGMHVSKLPDEALQHCDSVVVGEAEQLWDKVVDDFKRGELKSIYQHDNGYPSLVNYPAPNWGLYERKRYLPVHFIETTRGCPHNCEFCSVTDSFGGKFRNRPVDEVEREIQHLKPFEGRFALKNVVFFVDDNIISNRKHAKELLEKIIPYHLKWTGQASTQIAKNDEILALCKKSGCMGLLIGFETLSSNNLVKMGKTFNTPENYLDVIKKLHDYGIGVNGAFVLGFDHDDEGVFDRTIEFVIKAKLDVCYFTILTPYPGTRLYSQLSQEGRIIDHDWSNYNTNNVVFMPKLMKPEKLLDGFHRVLKESFSYSAIFKRLWGNGTYKNFFYPMNFGFRQTIKKTIKHKQEFSYGQGSHS, from the coding sequence ATGAAAAAGCTTCTTTTAGTCTCTCCCCTTGCCCCGAAAAGTTTTTTAGGTGGTGACTTTTATTTTCGCCTTCCAAACCTTGGCCTTTTAAAAGTTGCAGCACTTACACCCTCTGATTGGCAGGTGAACATTATCGATGAAAAGGTCGAGACCCTCGATTTACAACAGGATGCAGACCTTGTCGGTATTACGGCTATGACACCTGCTGTCAAACGTGGCTATGAAATAGCCGATAGCTTTAGAGCACGGGGAATAAAAGTGATAATGGGTGGTATGCATGTATCAAAGTTACCTGATGAGGCGCTACAGCACTGCGACAGTGTAGTTGTGGGTGAGGCTGAACAACTGTGGGATAAGGTTGTTGATGATTTTAAGAGGGGTGAATTGAAAAGTATTTACCAGCACGATAACGGATACCCTTCTTTGGTAAATTATCCGGCTCCGAACTGGGGTCTCTATGAGAGGAAAAGATACCTGCCGGTACATTTTATTGAGACTACCCGCGGATGTCCACACAATTGCGAGTTTTGCTCAGTAACAGATTCCTTTGGTGGTAAGTTTAGAAATAGACCTGTTGATGAGGTGGAAAGGGAGATACAGCATCTGAAGCCATTTGAGGGCAGATTTGCTCTTAAGAATGTAGTCTTTTTTGTCGACGATAATATCATAAGCAATAGAAAACATGCAAAAGAGCTTCTGGAAAAAATTATACCCTACCATCTTAAGTGGACCGGGCAGGCATCTACTCAAATTGCAAAAAACGACGAAATCCTTGCACTCTGTAAAAAGAGTGGGTGCATGGGGCTTCTTATAGGGTTTGAGACATTATCATCAAATAATCTGGTAAAAATGGGAAAGACGTTTAATACGCCTGAGAATTACCTTGATGTGATTAAAAAACTTCATGATTATGGTATTGGGGTAAATGGTGCTTTTGTACTGGGATTTGACCATGATGACGAAGGCGTTTTTGACCGAACTATTGAATTTGTTATTAAGGCAAAACTTGATGTTTGTTATTTCACGATATTAACACCGTATCCTGGCACAAGATTATATTCTCAGTTATCCCAGGAAGGAAGGATCATAGACCATGACTGGTCAAACTACAATACCAATAATGTTGTCTTTATGCCCAAATTGATGAAGCCCGAAAAACTTCTCGATGGATTTCATCGTGTCCTGAAGGAGAGCTTCTCCTATTCGGCGATATTTAAAAGATTATGGGGTAATGGAACATACAAGAATTTCTTTTATCCTATGAACTTTGGTTTTCGACAAACGATAAAAAAAACAATAAAACACAAGCAAGAGTTTTCCTATGGGCAAGGTTCTCATTCTTGA